One segment of Streptosporangium brasiliense DNA contains the following:
- a CDS encoding Uma2 family endonuclease, producing the protein MVMTAPGRPAQHTAPEDPQLPRTPRELFESLPSTLCLRAEIIDGNLLLSPSGTPQHARIARRLSRALIPVEDENGWESFTGDVDVCIEGPRDTVIPDYCLAPVNAPLWGDREILSSGLIMVAEVVSPGSMEIGRATKPRIYAGCDIPIMLIVDSVASPPTVTVLSDPEEGVYRSMSQVQTGKPIRIPAPVDFELDTSIFL; encoded by the coding sequence ATGGTGATGACAGCGCCCGGACGCCCCGCTCAGCACACCGCCCCGGAAGACCCACAACTGCCTCGCACGCCGAGGGAGCTCTTCGAGTCCCTTCCTTCCACCCTCTGCCTCCGGGCCGAGATCATCGACGGGAACCTTCTCTTGAGCCCTTCCGGGACCCCCCAGCACGCCCGTATCGCCAGACGCCTCAGCCGAGCCCTGATTCCCGTGGAAGACGAGAACGGTTGGGAGAGCTTCACCGGCGACGTCGACGTCTGCATCGAGGGACCACGTGACACGGTGATCCCCGACTACTGCCTGGCCCCCGTGAACGCCCCGCTCTGGGGTGATCGAGAGATCCTCTCCTCAGGTTTGATCATGGTCGCCGAGGTCGTCTCACCGGGGAGCATGGAGATCGGCCGCGCCACCAAGCCCAGGATCTACGCGGGGTGCGACATCCCGATCATGCTGATCGTCGACTCCGTGGCCTCCCCGCCGACGGTCACCGTTCTCAGCGACCCCGAAGAGGGCGTCTACCGGAGCATGAGCCAGGTCCAGACAGGCAAGCCGATCCGGATCCCCGCCCCCGTCGACTTCGAGTTGGACACCTCGATCTTCCTGTAG
- a CDS encoding HAD family hydrolase, which translates to MVRALVFDVGETLIDETRIWSRWADRLGVPRFTLLGVLGGMAALDRPLTDAFELFRPGFDVEAEQEAWKREDPDGLRVNFDADDLYPDVRPGLAVLRDLGYELIIAGNQPPQAYDALAAMDLPVDAIHTSDGWGVAKPDPAFFAEVVAVSGREPGEILYVGDRIDNDVRPARTAGMRTALIRRGPWGHLHAARPEAGDADFVVDDFPALVTALTATPAG; encoded by the coding sequence GTGGTGCGGGCGTTGGTGTTCGACGTGGGGGAGACGCTGATCGACGAGACGCGGATCTGGTCGCGCTGGGCCGACCGGCTCGGCGTCCCCCGGTTCACGCTGCTGGGCGTGCTGGGCGGCATGGCCGCGCTCGACCGGCCGCTCACCGACGCCTTCGAGCTGTTCAGGCCCGGATTCGACGTCGAGGCCGAACAGGAGGCGTGGAAGCGGGAGGACCCCGACGGGCTCCGGGTGAACTTCGACGCCGACGACCTCTATCCGGACGTACGGCCCGGCCTGGCCGTGCTCCGCGACCTCGGCTACGAGCTGATCATCGCGGGCAACCAGCCGCCGCAGGCCTACGACGCGCTGGCCGCGATGGACCTGCCCGTCGACGCGATCCACACCTCCGACGGCTGGGGCGTCGCCAAGCCCGACCCCGCTTTCTTCGCCGAGGTGGTCGCGGTGTCGGGGCGGGAGCCCGGCGAGATCCTCTACGTGGGCGACCGGATCGACAACGACGTCCGCCCCGCCCGCACGGCCGGGATGCGGACCGCCCTGATCCGCCGCGGCCCCTGGGGTCACCTGCACGCCGCCCGCCCCGAGGCGGGGGACGCGGACTTCGTCGTCGACGACTTCCCCGCCCTCGTCACGGCGCTGACCGCCACGCCTGCCGGCTGA
- a CDS encoding MvdC/MvdD family ATP grasp protein — MKRTVVVLTQEMDLTADSVVKVLHDMDVPVFRYDTSYYPVNSTLTYRIGPAGCTTELFDSTHSERSISLEDVASVWYLRPTAFRFDDALTGPFREFAQKEAAHAFGGVMSGLPVLWVNRPDLEARADYKPLQLRIARSVGLRVPRTLITNDPARVRPFHAECEGSMIYKALNSGLIREPGGWPGGLFTSAVAQLDDDLLARVRFAPCIFQELVEKAYDLRITVIGDRLFPVRIDGVDEDGGRAVDWRSCPVGSDEHLRHSRVDIPESVETGLRALMRELGLNYGAVDMVVTPRGEHVFLEVNPSGQFAWLDDEIEDLNLRGAMAEYLAAGLAR; from the coding sequence ATGAAGCGCACGGTCGTCGTCCTCACCCAGGAGATGGATCTCACCGCCGACAGCGTCGTCAAGGTCCTCCACGACATGGATGTCCCGGTGTTCCGCTACGACACGAGCTACTACCCGGTCAACTCCACGCTGACGTACCGGATCGGTCCCGCGGGATGCACGACCGAGCTGTTCGACTCGACCCACAGCGAGCGGTCGATCTCGCTGGAGGATGTCGCGTCGGTCTGGTACCTGCGGCCGACGGCGTTCCGGTTCGACGACGCGCTCACCGGCCCGTTCCGCGAGTTCGCGCAGAAGGAGGCGGCGCACGCGTTCGGCGGGGTGATGAGCGGCCTGCCCGTGCTCTGGGTCAACCGTCCCGACCTGGAGGCACGTGCCGACTACAAGCCGCTGCAACTGCGGATCGCCAGAAGCGTGGGCCTGCGCGTGCCCCGGACCCTGATCACCAATGATCCCGCCCGCGTCAGGCCGTTCCATGCCGAGTGCGAGGGGTCGATGATCTACAAGGCGCTCAACAGCGGGCTGATCCGCGAGCCGGGCGGCTGGCCCGGCGGCCTGTTCACCTCGGCGGTGGCGCAGCTCGACGACGACCTGCTGGCCCGCGTCCGGTTCGCGCCCTGCATCTTCCAGGAGCTCGTCGAGAAGGCGTACGACCTGCGCATCACCGTCATCGGCGACCGGCTCTTCCCCGTCAGGATCGACGGCGTCGACGAGGACGGCGGGCGGGCCGTCGACTGGCGCTCCTGCCCGGTGGGCTCCGACGAGCACCTCCGGCACAGCAGGGTGGACATCCCCGAATCGGTGGAGACCGGCCTGCGCGCGCTCATGCGCGAGCTCGGGCTGAACTACGGCGCCGTGGACATGGTGGTCACACCCCGCGGCGAGCATGTGTTCCTGGAGGTCAACCCGTCAGGGCAGTTCGCCTGGTTGGACGACGAGATCGAGGACCTGAATCTGAGGGGGGCCATGGCCGAGTACCTGGCGGCCGGCCTGGCCCGATAG
- a CDS encoding ATP-binding cassette domain-containing protein, whose translation MGREEAAEFPELADDPAWYPREDELSRVPFRGAASAGAVVDATVDVVAGLAGIAAVAGVLGMLHPLLLALLVVAALPAGWAEVLVARMGYATVHLLSTSLRRKWILNELMADRATAPEVRSYGMSRFLLAQFSAVTRVEQGERLRLARRQTGVRVLGEAFAALSAGVVYLTLGLLLVFGVVPLAEAATAALAVGVGRTTLIALMRTVSRCYEEGLYFTDYLDFCTLARERTPEPSPGAASPAFDTITLRDVSFSYPASDVAVLDRVNMEIKRGEIIALVGENGSGKSTPARILAGLYRPDRDEVRWDDVPTTEIDPAALRARIGYVPQDYTRWPLTARQNIEAGDARGDAPVIAAGAAAGLGPVVDRLPHGYDTLLDRRFAGGQELSGGQWQRIAIARGLYRDVPLLIFDEPTAAMDARAEHALFADVSARVLGRGAPAGEEDRQPRTVVLITHRMTSAQLADRIYVLDRGRIVEHGAHAGLMAQDGLYAELFRLHLAVYAAPSGAVEESGAAAG comes from the coding sequence TTGGGACGTGAGGAGGCCGCGGAGTTCCCGGAGCTTGCCGACGACCCCGCCTGGTATCCCCGCGAGGACGAGCTGTCGCGCGTGCCCTTCCGCGGCGCCGCCTCGGCGGGCGCCGTGGTCGACGCGACCGTCGACGTCGTGGCCGGGCTGGCCGGCATCGCCGCGGTGGCGGGCGTGCTGGGCATGCTCCACCCGCTGCTGCTGGCGCTGCTGGTCGTCGCCGCGCTGCCGGCCGGGTGGGCCGAGGTGCTGGTCGCCAGGATGGGGTACGCGACGGTCCACCTGCTGTCGACCAGCCTGCGGCGCAAGTGGATCCTCAACGAGCTCATGGCCGACCGTGCCACGGCACCGGAGGTCCGCTCGTACGGCATGAGCCGCTTCCTGCTGGCGCAGTTCTCCGCGGTCACCCGCGTCGAGCAGGGCGAGCGCCTGCGCCTGGCGCGCAGGCAGACGGGCGTCCGGGTGCTGGGGGAGGCCTTCGCGGCCCTGAGCGCGGGCGTGGTGTACCTGACGCTGGGCCTCCTGCTCGTCTTCGGGGTGGTCCCGCTGGCCGAGGCGGCCACTGCGGCGCTCGCCGTCGGCGTCGGCCGCACGACGCTCATCGCCCTGATGCGCACGGTCAGCCGCTGCTACGAGGAGGGCCTGTACTTCACCGACTATCTCGACTTCTGCACGCTGGCGCGGGAGCGCACGCCGGAGCCGTCGCCCGGCGCCGCGTCCCCGGCCTTCGACACGATCACCCTGCGTGACGTGTCGTTCTCCTATCCGGCCTCCGACGTCGCGGTGCTCGACCGCGTCAACATGGAGATCAAGCGAGGGGAGATCATCGCCCTCGTCGGCGAGAACGGCTCGGGCAAGTCCACGCCGGCGAGGATCCTGGCCGGACTCTACCGGCCGGACAGGGACGAGGTGAGATGGGACGACGTGCCCACGACCGAGATCGACCCCGCCGCGCTCCGGGCGCGGATCGGCTACGTGCCCCAGGACTACACCCGCTGGCCCCTCACGGCACGGCAGAACATCGAGGCGGGCGACGCGCGAGGAGACGCGCCGGTGATCGCGGCCGGCGCCGCGGCCGGGCTCGGCCCGGTCGTCGACCGGCTGCCGCACGGGTACGACACGCTGCTCGACCGCCGCTTCGCCGGGGGGCAGGAACTGTCCGGGGGGCAGTGGCAGCGGATCGCGATCGCCCGCGGCCTCTACCGGGACGTGCCGCTGCTCATCTTCGACGAGCCGACGGCGGCCATGGACGCGCGCGCGGAGCACGCGCTGTTCGCCGACGTCAGCGCGCGGGTCCTCGGGCGGGGGGCGCCGGCGGGAGAGGAGGATCGGCAACCGCGGACGGTCGTCCTCATCACCCACCGCATGACGAGCGCGCAGCTCGCCGACCGGATCTACGTCCTGGACCGCGGCCGGATCGTCGAGCACGGCGCGCACGCCGGGCTGATGGCGCAGGACGGGCTGTACGCGGAGCTGTTCCGGCTGCATCTGGCCGTGTACGCGGCGCCGTCCGGCGCGGTGGAGGAGTCAGGCGCCGCGGCCGGGTGA
- a CDS encoding protein-L-isoaspartate O-methyltransferase family protein, with protein sequence MRPATTVDEIAAERRAALVTLLAEERGLSCPRLRAAFARVPRHAFVADHAFWLPERPDDRFRWPEMPDPAEAIAAAYTDRPLVVRCADDGGIRSSCTAPSLVGHLLQELDPPTGARVLEIGTGTGYAAALLSEVTGAAVETVEIDHGLAAVAGRTLARLGFDAVTVRAGDATRLDSGYACFSRVLVSAATTVVPGGWIAALRPGGTLVATYPLPWRGLTLVVRRTGEDMATGRFLANGGRTCPSLVHGGSSGATALPGVPVHEAVEVSLDEFGPAGSIEPGTPAGLALLAGFAIPGLAALPFSPPAGGAPAVQLVDGHRENCSLIVDGSGAVRATSAGRGLAERLTAVRRLWDGAGRPDEGGYVWSWQAGRTSLATRGGRVLGERGFLGT encoded by the coding sequence GTGCGACCCGCCACCACCGTCGACGAGATCGCCGCGGAGCGCCGGGCGGCTCTCGTCACGCTGCTCGCCGAGGAGAGAGGTCTGTCCTGTCCGCGGCTGCGGGCCGCCTTCGCCCGGGTGCCCCGGCACGCCTTCGTGGCTGACCACGCCTTCTGGCTGCCGGAACGGCCGGACGACCGGTTCCGCTGGCCCGAGATGCCGGATCCGGCCGAGGCGATCGCCGCCGCCTACACGGACCGGCCCCTGGTCGTCCGGTGCGCGGACGACGGCGGCATCCGATCGTCCTGCACCGCGCCGTCGCTCGTCGGGCACCTGCTGCAGGAACTGGACCCGCCCACCGGGGCGAGAGTCCTGGAGATCGGAACGGGCACCGGGTACGCCGCGGCGCTGCTGTCCGAGGTCACCGGAGCGGCCGTCGAGACCGTCGAGATCGACCACGGCCTCGCCGCCGTGGCGGGCAGGACGCTCGCGCGCCTCGGCTTCGACGCGGTCACGGTCCGCGCGGGCGACGCCACCCGGCTTGACTCCGGGTACGCGTGCTTCTCCCGGGTCCTCGTCTCGGCCGCGACCACCGTCGTCCCCGGTGGCTGGATCGCCGCGCTGCGACCGGGCGGGACGCTGGTCGCCACGTATCCGCTGCCGTGGCGGGGGCTCACCCTCGTGGTCCGCCGGACCGGCGAGGACATGGCCACCGGGCGGTTCCTGGCCAACGGCGGGCGCACCTGCCCCTCGCTGGTGCACGGCGGATCGAGCGGTGCCACGGCGCTACCCGGCGTGCCGGTCCACGAGGCCGTGGAGGTGAGCCTGGACGAGTTCGGGCCCGCCGGGTCGATCGAGCCGGGCACGCCTGCCGGCCTGGCCCTGCTCGCCGGTTTCGCGATCCCCGGGCTGGCCGCCCTGCCGTTCTCTCCCCCGGCCGGCGGTGCCCCCGCCGTCCAGCTCGTGGACGGCCACCGCGAGAACTGCTCGCTGATCGTGGACGGGAGCGGCGCGGTCCGCGCCACGTCCGCGGGCCGTGGCCTGGCCGAACGGCTGACGGCGGTGCGCCGGCTCTGGGACGGCGCCGGACGCCCGGACGAGGGCGGCTACGTGTGGTCGTGGCAGGCGGGCCGTACGAGCCTCGCCACGCGCGGCGGCCGCGTGCTGGGAGAGCGGGGCTTCCTTGGGACGTGA